GATTTATATTGAAGCGCACGAGGTTGATGATCCTGAAGTCAGGGCGCTGGCGGAACAGATTCGCTCGCATTCTCTATATCCGGTGATCGAACGAAATATCCTGGAGCCTTTGGCGGCACAGACAGCAGAACAGCTTGGTTTTTCTCAACCGGATCGCACTGGTGATCTGGTTTTGTGGAGCGAGTTGAAAGCGGGAACCGTCACTCGGGAACTGCTGGAGTCTCGACTGCAGGCTGTTGAAGCCGGTGACCGGTACATCTTTCAAATGATCGGGGGAGAAGAAAAATTTCATCTGGTCTCGCAAACCGGTTACTTATTAACCCGCCTGGCAAAGCAGCGTCAGCTTGCGCGAACAAACAACTCCAACGAGCTCACCGGCCAGGCTGCCTGGCCTGGCATCTTTCGAGGACGGGCGCGGGTCGTGCTCACTCTGGATGCGAAGGATCAGACGATTGATGCGAGTGAAGTGCTGGTTTCGATTCAGTCCAACCCGGCGTTGCTGCCGTTATTGAATCGGTGTGGCGCGATTGTCACCGATGACGGCGGTATCGGTTGCCACGCGGCGATTCTGGCCCGCGAGTTAAAGAAACCAACGCTCATAGGCACCCGCGAAGCCACCACCCGTATTCAAACAGGTGATTTGATTGAAGTCGATACCTACGCCCAGGTCGTGCGGATTCTGGAACAGGGAGAGTGAGTGCTCAATCAGGCTGAGAAGATTAGTTTGTGAATGACATTAGACGTATTGACCGAGTAAGAGGACAGAAAATGCAGCGGATCAAGCAGATTATTGAGGATTCCGATACAAAAACAGGCAAGGCGTTTGACCTCGTAATACAAGCCATGATCATCTTGTCACTTATCAGCTTTTCTATTGAAACGCTGCCTGATCTATCAGATGAAACCAGAGGAATATTACGAGCAATGGAAATTGTCTGTGTGACGGTGTTTACCGTTGAATATATCGCCAGAATCATTGTAGCGACGAACAAACCTGCGTTCGTTTTTTCTTTTTTTGGGGTCATCGATTTGCTGGCAATACTTCCTTTTTACCTTGCTACAAGCCTCGATTTACGATCGCTCAGATCCTTTCGGTTGCTTCGGCTGATACGAATTTTCAAATTGGCTCGTTATAATGCAGCGGCTCAGCGTTTTCATCGCGCGTTTATCATTGCGAAAGAAGAGTTGGCTCTGTTTTTATTTGCCACGCTCATTGTGCTCTATTTAGCAGGCGTGGGAATTTATCACTTCGAATACCCTGCCCAGCCCCAGACATTCAGCTCTGTTTTTCACAGTCTCTGGTGGGCTGTCGCGACATTAACCACGGTCGGATACGGCGATATCTATCCTATCACCGTTGGCGGGAAAATGTTTACGTTTTTCATTCTGATCGTTGGTCTGGGAATTGTTTCAATTCCGGCAGGACTGGTGGCATCAGCACTTTCAAAAGCGCGGGAGATGGAAGAATGAAGAGATTTTCAAAGTGAATCTCTTCATTCTTCAAAAAAAGCACTGATGCTGTCAGGCATCAGTGCTTTTCAGAAAAAATGGGGATGACAGGACTTGAACCTGCACGCCTTGCGGCACTAGATCCTAAATCTAGCGTGTCTGCCAATTCCACCACATCCCCGGGGAATTTTGATTCTGCAGGAATACTAACGATTTCCGGAGGCTGATACAAATCGATCAGGAGGAAAAAGTTTGACTTTCAGAGGGTTTTGGTCGATTTTTCCGATTTTATGCTGGGAATTCTGAGATCCGGAATCGTTATTCTTCTGCCGTTTCTGATTCGGAACTGTTTTGCTCTTCCTCTTCCAGTTTGGAAATCTGATCGCGGAGCGAGGCGGCCGCTTCGTAATTTTCTTCCGCGACCGCAGCGGTCAACTCGCGACGGAGTTTGATCAGGTCGTATTGCTGCTGGCTCGACGTCGGTGCTCGCTTGGGGAATTTGCCGATATGGACACATTCGCCGTGAATATTTTCCAGGAGCTGAATCAGCGGCTCACGGAAGGCGATGTAATCGTGCGGACAGCCGAGCCGCCCTTCACTGCGAAATTCCTGAAAGGTGATGCCGCAATTCGGGCACTCCAGCTCTTCGTCGAGTTCCAGATCCTGCGAGTTGAGCTCGATGAGTGTGGCTTCGTCCTGCGGTTCCCATTCGTCCTGCGGGGCTTGGCCGCTGATATATTCCTGGAAATGATCTTCACAGAAATGCAGCGCCTGTGCCTGTCCGCTCTGAATTTCGGTCAGGTGGTAGACGGCCGGTTTATTACAGACTTTACATTTTTTCATGGTCGAGACTTTATCAGATACCGGACAAATGAGGAAATTCACCAACGCAAATGAATCACGTCTGAATTTATTCTATACGAACCGGTAAAGCGGCTCAATCGCGATTCCGGTTTATTCCGGATGATCCGACGGTGATTCGCCGATCGCGATGATGCTGCAGGCTTGAATGACGTTCAGCCCGAGTTCTTTGGCACGGGCGAGTAAGTCCGGGCTTTCACTGCCGGGATTGAACCAGACTTCGTTTGCCCCGCGGTTGCGAATCTGTTCCAGCAGCTGAATCCCGACTTCGGGGGGCACATACACGCTGATCCGGTCGAGTTGTTTTGACGGGACTTGTTCCAGGCTGGGGTAGGCGGTTAATCCTTCGATACTCGATTCGGTAGGATGAACGGGGTACACATCATAACCCTGTTTTAGATGAGCGCGGACCGATTTGTTTCCGTATTTCTGTCGGTCCGCACTGGCTCCAATAATGGCAACGGTTGGCTTGCCCATGTGAAATCCTATTTCTTCAGAGAAGCGGCAAATTCATCATAGCGTTTCTGGATCTCTGCCTGTGTGGGAGTCTTCCCTTCGCTGACAATCACCCGGTATTTCATTTCCAGTGGCTTGCTTTCATCAAACTTGGTATCAAAGAAAGCACCGAAACGGCCGTAGGGACGTTCGGAATAACGCGATGGTTTGGGAACGCCGGGATCTTCCATGTATTCGACATTGTAATGTTTGCCATCAATGCCGTACGACATTT
This window of the Gimesia fumaroli genome carries:
- a CDS encoding ion transporter; this encodes MQRIKQIIEDSDTKTGKAFDLVIQAMIILSLISFSIETLPDLSDETRGILRAMEIVCVTVFTVEYIARIIVATNKPAFVFSFFGVIDLLAILPFYLATSLDLRSLRSFRLLRLIRIFKLARYNAAAQRFHRAFIIAKEELALFLFATLIVLYLAGVGIYHFEYPAQPQTFSSVFHSLWWAVATLTTVGYGDIYPITVGGKMFTFFILIVGLGIVSIPAGLVASALSKAREMEE
- a CDS encoding UvrB/UvrC motif-containing protein, with the protein product MKKCKVCNKPAVYHLTEIQSGQAQALHFCEDHFQEYISGQAPQDEWEPQDEATLIELNSQDLELDEELECPNCGITFQEFRSEGRLGCPHDYIAFREPLIQLLENIHGECVHIGKFPKRAPTSSQQQYDLIKLRRELTAAVAEENYEAAASLRDQISKLEEEEQNSSESETAEE
- a CDS encoding CoA-binding protein, with protein sequence MGKPTVAIIGASADRQKYGNKSVRAHLKQGYDVYPVHPTESSIEGLTAYPSLEQVPSKQLDRISVYVPPEVGIQLLEQIRNRGANEVWFNPGSESPDLLARAKELGLNVIQACSIIAIGESPSDHPE